A stretch of the Capsicum annuum cultivar UCD-10X-F1 chromosome 8, UCD10Xv1.1, whole genome shotgun sequence genome encodes the following:
- the LOC107839748 gene encoding vetispiradiene synthase 1 — MAPPAAVMSNYEEEEIVRPVADFSPSIWGDRFHYFSVDNQVAEKYAQEIETLKEQTRNMLSAACGTALVEKLNLIDIVERLGLAYHFEKQIEDMLDQIYKADPKFEAHDYNDLCTLSVQFRILRQHGYNVSPKIFSRFQDANGKFKESLSSDIRGLLNLYEASHVRTHGEDILEAALVFSTAHLESAAPHLKSPLSKQVTHALEQSLHKSIPRVETRYFISIYEEEEFKSDVLLRFAKLDFNLLQMLHKQELSEVSRWWKDLDFVTTLPYARDRAVECYFWTVGVYAEPQYSQARVMLAKTIAMISIVDDTFDAYGIVKELDVYTDAIQRWDISQIDRLPDYMKISYKALLDLYNDYEMELSKDGRSDVVHCAKERMKEIVRNYFVEAKWFIEGYMPPVSEYLSNALATSTYYLLTTTSYLGMKCATKEDFDWLANNPKILEANVTLCRVIDDIATYEVEKGRGQVATGIECYMRDYGVSTEVAMEKFQEMAETAWKDVNEGILRPTPVSTEILTRILNLARIIDVTYKHNQDGYTHPEKVLKPHIIALLVDSIEI; from the exons ATGGCTCCACCTGCTGCAGTGATGAGCAACTATGAAGAGGAGGAGATTGTTCGCCCCGTTGCTGATTTTTCTCCAAGTATTTGGGGTGATCGTTTCCATTATTTCTCAGTTGATAATCag GTTGCGGAAAAGTATGCTCAAGAGATTGAAACATTGAAGGAGCAAACAAGGAATATGTTGTCAGCTGCTTGTGGAACAGCATTGGTTGAAAAACTGAATCTGATAGACATAGTTGAGCGCCTTGGCTTGGCTTATCATTTTGAGAAACAAATAGAAGACATGTTGGATCAAATTTACAAAGCTGATCCAAAGTTTGAGGCTCATGATTACAATGATTTATGCACTTTGTCTGTTCAATTTCGAATCCTAAGACAGCACGGTTACAACGTCTCTCCAA AAATCTTTAGCAGATTCCAAGATGCAAATGGCAAATTTAAGGAATCCCTTAGCAGTGACATCAGAGGTCTATTGAACTTATACGAAGCTTCTCATGTAAGGACTCACGGAGAGGATATTTTGGAAGCGGCACTTGTTTTCTCCACTGCTCATCTTGAGTCTGCAGCTCCACATTTGAAGTCACCTCTGAGTAAGCAAGTCACACATGCACTTGAGCAATCGCTCCATAAGAGCATCCCAAGAGTTGAGACGCGCTACTTCATCTCTATCTACGAAGAGGAGGAATTTAAGAGTGATGTGCTGCTTCGATTTGCCAAACTGGACTTTAACTTACTTCAGATGTTGCACAAACAAGAACTTAGCGAAGTATCAAG GTGGTggaaagatttggattttgtgaCAACACTTCCATATGCTAGGGATAGAGCAGTCGAATGCTACTTTTGGACAGTGGGGGTGTATGCTGAACCTCAATACTCTCAAGCTCGTGTCATGCTTGCTAAGACTATAGCAATGATCTCAATAGTAGatgacactttcgatgcttatgGCATTGTAAAAGAACTTGATGTCTACACCGATGCCATACAGAG gTGGGATATTAGCCAAATTGATCGGCTTCCAGATTACATGAAAATCAGTTACAAAGCACTTTTGGATCTCTACAACGATTATGAAATGGAGTTGTCAAAGGATGGAAGATCCGATGTTGTTCACTGCGCTAAAGAAAGA ATGAAAGAAATAGTGAGAAACTACTTTGTGGAAGCAAAATGGTTCATTGAAGGATATATGCCGCCTGTTTCTGAGTATCTCAGCAATGCATTAGCTACTAGCACCTATTACTTGCTTACAACTACATCCTACTTGGGCATGAAGTGTGCTACCAAGGAAGATTTTGACTGGTTGGCCAACAACCCTAAAATTCTTGAAGCCAATGTGACCTTATGTCGAGTCATTGATGACATAGCCACATATGAG GTTGAGAAGGGTAGAGGTCAGGTTGCCACTGGCATTGAGTGTTACATGAGGGATTATGGTGTATCAACAGAAGTAGCAAtggaaaaatttcaagaaatGGCTGAGACAGCATGGAAGGATGTAAATGAAGGAATTCTTCGACCAACTCCCGTCTCTACCGAAATCCTTACTCGAATTCTCAATCTTGCTCGTATTATAGACGTCACTTACAAGCACAATCAAGACGGATACACTCATCCGGAGAAGGTCCTAAAACCTCACATTATAGCCTTGTTGGTTGACTCTATTgaaatttaa
- the LOC107839749 gene encoding vetispiradiene synthase 3-like, with protein sequence MKISYKALLDLYSDYEMELSKDGRSDVVHYEKERMKEIVRNYFVEAKWFIEGYMPPVSEYLSNALATSTYYLLTTTSYLGMKCATKEDFEWLANNPKILEANVTFCRVVDDIATYEVEKDRGQIATGIECYMRDYGVSTEEAMEKFQEMADIAWKDVNEGILRHLQRFSLVFSILLALLMSLTSTNKMDTLILKNGTDGKIEGEKKRDCQGRRAREEAVHGMGN encoded by the exons ATGAAAATCAGTTACAAAGCACTTTTAGATCTCTACAGCGATTATGAAATGGAGTTATCAAAGGATGGTAGATCCGATGTTGTTCACTATGAAAAAGAAAGA ATGAAAGAAATAGTGAGAAACTATTTTGTGGAAGCAAAATGGTTCATTGAAGGATATATGCCGCCTGTTTCTGAGTATCTTAGCAATGCATTAGCTACTAGCACTTATTACTTGCTTACCACTACATCCTACTTAGGCATGAAGTGTGCTACCAAGGAAGATTTTGAATGGTTGGCCAACAACCCTAAAATTCTTGAAGCCAATGTGACCTTTTGCCGAGTCGTTGATGACATAGCCACATATGAG GTTGAGAAGGATAGAGGTCAGATTGCAACCGGAATTGAGTGTTACATGAGAGATTATGGAGTATCAACAGAAGAGGCAATGGAAAAATTTCAAGAGATGGCTGATATTGCGTGGAAGGATGTAAATGAAGGAATTCTACGACATCTACAAAGATTCTCACTCGTATTCTCAATCTTGCTCGCATTATTGATGTCACTTACAAGCACAAACAAGATGGATACACTCATCCTGAAAAA TGGCACAGACGGGAAAATAGAAGGGGAGAAAAAGAGAGATTGTCAGGGGAGGAGAGCCAGGGAAGAGGCTGTGCATGGAATGGGCAATTAG